One window from the genome of Caldibacillus debilis DSM 16016 encodes:
- the speD gene encoding adenosylmethionine decarboxylase: METFGRHIISELWGCDFNILDDVERIEKIFVEAALKSGAEIREVAFHKFAPQGVSGVVIISESHLTIHSFPEHGYASIDVYTCGDLDPTIAADYIAEALGAKTRETIELPRGMKPVQVLKKSVNA; the protein is encoded by the coding sequence ATGGAAACCTTCGGTCGTCACATCATTTCAGAATTGTGGGGCTGTGACTTCAACATTTTAGATGACGTGGAACGGATCGAAAAAATCTTCGTAGAGGCAGCCCTTAAGTCAGGCGCGGAAATACGGGAAGTGGCGTTTCACAAATTTGCTCCTCAAGGCGTCAGCGGCGTCGTCATCATTTCCGAATCCCACTTAACCATTCACAGTTTTCCGGAACACGGCTATGCAAGCATTGACGTTTATACGTGCGGCGATTTGGACCCCACGATTGCCGCAGATTATATAGCTGAAGCATTGGGAGCGAAGACGAGAGAAACGATCGAGCTGCCGAGAGGAATGAAGCCGGTCCAAGTCTTGAAAAAGAGCGTCAACGCATAA
- a CDS encoding glyceraldehyde-3-phosphate dehydrogenase — protein sequence MTSRVAINGFGRIGRMVFRRAIMEDELEIAAINASYPAETLAHLIKYDSVHGKFPAEVKAGENSLIVNGKKVPLLNDRDPQNLPWAQLDIDIVIEATGKFNSREKAALHLQAGAKKVLLTAPGKDEDVTVVIGVNEGDLDVERHRIISNASCTTNCLGPVVKVLDDAFGIENGLMTTVHAYTNDQNNVDNPHKDLRRARACAQSIIPTTTGAAKALGKILPHLKGKLHGLALRVPTPNVSIVDLVAEVKKEVTPEEVNRAFQRAIENGMGEIIAITYEPLVSVDFYTNPHSAVIDGSLTMVIGGNKVKVLAWYDNEWGYSCRVVDLAKLVAKRMEEKMKIKS from the coding sequence ATGACCAGTCGCGTGGCAATCAACGGATTCGGACGGATCGGCCGGATGGTGTTTCGCAGGGCGATCATGGAGGACGAACTGGAAATCGCCGCCATCAACGCCAGCTATCCCGCGGAAACTTTGGCCCATTTGATCAAATACGATTCGGTGCACGGAAAATTTCCTGCGGAGGTCAAGGCCGGCGAAAACAGCCTGATCGTCAACGGGAAAAAGGTGCCGCTTCTCAACGACCGCGATCCGCAAAATTTGCCCTGGGCCCAATTGGACATCGACATCGTCATCGAGGCGACCGGCAAATTCAATTCCCGGGAGAAGGCCGCCCTTCATCTGCAGGCGGGGGCGAAAAAGGTGTTATTGACGGCTCCCGGAAAGGATGAGGATGTGACCGTCGTCATCGGCGTCAATGAAGGGGATCTTGATGTGGAAAGGCACCGGATCATTTCCAACGCTTCCTGCACCACGAATTGTCTGGGGCCGGTGGTCAAGGTGTTGGACGATGCGTTCGGAATTGAAAACGGTTTAATGACGACCGTCCATGCCTACACGAACGATCAAAACAATGTGGATAATCCCCACAAAGACTTGCGCCGCGCCCGGGCATGCGCCCAGTCGATCATCCCGACGACGACGGGGGCGGCAAAGGCCCTGGGAAAAATTTTGCCCCATTTAAAAGGCAAGCTGCACGGATTGGCCCTGAGGGTGCCGACGCCGAATGTGTCTATCGTTGATCTGGTGGCAGAAGTCAAGAAGGAAGTGACCCCCGAGGAAGTGAACCGGGCTTTTCAGCGGGCGATCGAAAACGGGATGGGGGAAATCATCGCCATCACCTATGAACCCCTCGTCTCCGTCGATTTTTACACCAATCCCCATTCCGCCGTCATCGACGGATCCTTGACGATGGTGATCGGCGGGAACAAAGTGAAGGTGCTCGCCTGGTATGACAACGAATGGGGCTATTCCTGCCGGGTGGTCGATCTGGCGAAACTGGTCGCCAAACGGATGGAGGAAAAGATGAAGATCAAATCATGA
- a CDS encoding C40 family peptidase, with protein MKKPLYLLSSAALMTTLFSPHVSAEEYKVKKGDSLYKIAKKYQVTISDLKAWNHLKSDVIYVDQVLKINKPSKSSSAETKGQTPSQGKTYIVKKGDTLIQIANRHKITLAELMAWNHLNSHLIYPGQVLIVSEPRTDEASPSPANGQEKKNDGASSGGNGLYTVKKGDTLWEIASRFGMTVNDLKKLNGLSSDLIFPGQKLKVKGAADPDKGGKGSDAPEKENPVDQWAKTVVEEAKKLVGLPYAWGGSSPDGFDCSGFVYHVFNKAGKSLPRLSTVGYYNRSYYVKDPKPGDLVFFENTYKKGISHLGIYIGDNRFIHASSDGVMVSRLDQPYYKSRFDGFKRFYF; from the coding sequence ATGAAAAAACCGCTGTACCTTTTGTCCTCCGCCGCACTCATGACCACCTTGTTTTCGCCCCATGTATCCGCGGAGGAATACAAAGTAAAAAAAGGGGACTCCCTTTACAAGATCGCCAAAAAATATCAAGTCACCATCTCCGATTTGAAAGCTTGGAATCACTTAAAATCGGATGTTATCTACGTCGATCAGGTTTTAAAGATCAATAAACCCTCCAAATCTTCCTCCGCCGAAACGAAGGGGCAAACACCCTCTCAAGGGAAAACATACATAGTGAAAAAGGGCGATACGCTGATCCAGATCGCCAACCGCCATAAAATTACCTTGGCCGAACTGATGGCTTGGAACCATTTGAATTCCCACCTGATTTACCCCGGTCAAGTCTTAATCGTTTCCGAACCCCGCACGGATGAGGCTTCCCCGTCCCCGGCAAATGGGCAGGAAAAGAAAAATGACGGGGCTTCCTCCGGCGGAAACGGGCTCTACACGGTTAAAAAAGGGGACACCCTTTGGGAGATCGCCAGCAGATTCGGAATGACCGTCAATGACTTGAAAAAACTGAACGGGCTTTCTTCCGATTTGATTTTTCCGGGGCAAAAGCTGAAGGTAAAAGGAGCTGCCGATCCGGATAAAGGGGGAAAGGGCTCCGATGCGCCCGAAAAGGAAAACCCCGTTGATCAGTGGGCGAAGACCGTGGTGGAAGAAGCGAAAAAGCTGGTCGGCCTGCCTTATGCATGGGGCGGAAGCTCCCCGGACGGTTTTGATTGCAGCGGATTCGTTTACCATGTGTTCAACAAGGCGGGAAAATCCCTGCCGAGGCTCTCGACCGTCGGCTATTACAACCGGTCTTATTATGTAAAGGATCCGAAGCCCGGCGACCTGGTCTTCTTCGAAAACACCTACAAAAAAGGAATCTCCCATTTGGGCATCTACATCGGGGATAACCGGTTCATCCACGCCAGCTCCGACGGCGTCATGGTCTCCCGCCTGGATCAGCCCTATTATAAATCCCGTTTCGACGGGTTCAAAAGATTTTATTTCTGA
- the coaE gene encoding dephospho-CoA kinase (Dephospho-CoA kinase (CoaE) performs the final step in coenzyme A biosynthesis.) — translation MTVFIGITGGIATGKSTVSHMLKELGYPVVDADLLVREVQRPGEEVYRKIVEKFGGEILLENGEINRKKLGDIVFTNPEKRRLLNAIVHPAVRRRMREEKERALKEREKALFLDIPLLFESGLFSEVDKVMVVYADEKTQLERLMKRNNLTKEEAYFRIRSQMPIEEKRKRADRVIDNRGPLENTKKQLLEILAEWGISREGPEEARGKKES, via the coding sequence GTGACGGTATTCATCGGGATCACGGGAGGAATCGCAACGGGAAAAAGCACGGTTTCCCACATGTTGAAAGAGCTGGGGTATCCGGTGGTAGACGCGGATCTCCTGGTGAGGGAAGTGCAGCGGCCGGGAGAGGAAGTTTACCGGAAAATCGTGGAAAAATTCGGCGGGGAGATTTTGCTGGAAAACGGGGAAATCAACCGGAAAAAACTGGGCGACATCGTCTTTACAAATCCCGAAAAGCGGCGATTGCTCAACGCCATCGTCCACCCCGCCGTCCGCAGGCGGATGCGGGAAGAAAAGGAAAGGGCGTTAAAAGAGAGGGAAAAGGCCTTGTTCCTGGATATCCCCCTTCTTTTTGAAAGCGGGCTGTTTTCCGAAGTGGATAAGGTGATGGTAGTCTATGCCGATGAAAAAACCCAGCTCGAACGGCTGATGAAGCGGAACAATCTGACGAAGGAAGAGGCTTATTTCCGCATCCGTTCGCAAATGCCGATCGAAGAAAAAAGAAAGCGGGCGGACCGGGTCATCGACAACCGGGGTCCGCTGGAAAACACGAAAAAACAGTTGCTGGAAATATTGGCGGAATGGGGAATCTCCCGCGAAGGGCCGGAAGAGGCCCGCGGAAAAAAGGAATCATGA
- the ytaF gene encoding sporulation membrane protein YtaF, whose product MPPLSLLFLALAVSIDSFGAGFTYGLRKVKIPISGCFILALCSGAVLYFSALLGLAANRVLPENASQMIGGFSFVLLGVWALWQILRERKASPQEKKDEQRERILLKFEVKTLGLVIHILKLPTAADLDRSGTIRGMEAVLLGIALSVDAFGAGFGAAMLGLPPLGLACVTGFMSALFVYLGIRAGKGIAKAGWMGRLTFLPGIILILYGLWRLSRPFRHPAN is encoded by the coding sequence ATGCCTCCTCTTTCGCTCCTTTTTCTCGCGCTGGCCGTGAGCATCGACAGTTTCGGCGCCGGATTCACCTACGGGCTGCGGAAGGTGAAAATTCCGATTTCCGGCTGTTTCATCCTCGCCCTTTGTTCGGGAGCGGTACTGTATTTTTCCGCTCTCCTGGGACTTGCGGCAAACCGGGTTTTGCCGGAAAACGCGAGTCAGATGATCGGCGGGTTTTCCTTCGTATTGTTGGGCGTCTGGGCCCTTTGGCAGATTTTGCGGGAACGGAAAGCTTCCCCTCAAGAAAAGAAGGATGAACAAAGGGAGAGAATCCTGCTAAAATTTGAAGTAAAGACGCTCGGCCTCGTGATCCATATTTTAAAGTTGCCGACGGCGGCTGATCTCGACCGTTCGGGAACGATCCGGGGCATGGAGGCGGTCCTGTTGGGCATCGCCTTGTCGGTCGACGCTTTCGGCGCCGGCTTCGGCGCCGCCATGCTCGGTTTGCCCCCATTGGGCCTGGCATGCGTCACCGGTTTCATGAGCGCCCTCTTTGTCTATTTGGGCATCCGGGCGGGCAAGGGAATTGCCAAGGCCGGGTGGATGGGCAGACTCACCTTTTTGCCCGGCATCATCCTCATTCTTTACGGCCTGTGGCGGCTTTCCCGCCCGTTCCGCCATCCGGCAAATTAA
- the mutM gene encoding DNA-formamidopyrimidine glycosylase, which translates to MPELPEVENVRRTLEKLVAGKTVHEVEVFWPKIVKHPQDCREFSRILKGQTIQKIGRKGKYLLFYLDRDVLVSHLRMEGKYGLFQRDEPMDKHTHVVLTFRDGKQLRYRDVRKFGTMHVFPIGTEWDRMPLAGLGPEPFSEAFTPRYLHEKLQKTSRPVKSVLLDQRVVAGIGNIYADEALFRAAIHPAAPGSRLTAKRVQRLHEAILSTLREAVEKGGSTVRSYADSQGNSGRFQWELSVYGREGEPCRRCGRLIEKMKLGGRGTHFCRRCQK; encoded by the coding sequence ATGCCAGAACTGCCGGAAGTGGAAAACGTACGACGTACATTGGAAAAGCTGGTTGCGGGAAAAACCGTTCACGAGGTGGAGGTATTCTGGCCGAAGATCGTCAAGCATCCGCAAGACTGCCGGGAATTCTCCCGGATCTTGAAGGGGCAGACAATTCAAAAAATCGGCCGGAAAGGAAAATATCTGCTCTTTTATTTGGACCGGGACGTATTGGTTTCCCATTTACGGATGGAAGGAAAATACGGCTTGTTCCAAAGGGACGAACCCATGGATAAGCATACCCATGTCGTTTTGACTTTCCGCGACGGGAAACAATTGCGTTACCGGGACGTCCGGAAATTCGGCACGATGCATGTTTTCCCGATCGGGACCGAATGGGATCGGATGCCCCTGGCCGGTCTCGGTCCGGAGCCCTTTTCCGAAGCGTTCACCCCCCGATATTTGCACGAAAAGCTGCAAAAGACTTCGCGGCCGGTCAAATCGGTGCTGCTCGATCAAAGGGTGGTGGCGGGAATCGGGAATATTTACGCGGACGAAGCCCTGTTCCGGGCAGCCATCCATCCCGCCGCGCCCGGATCCCGCCTGACGGCCAAACGCGTCCAAAGGCTTCATGAAGCGATCCTGTCCACCCTTCGGGAAGCCGTGGAAAAAGGCGGCAGCACCGTCCGTTCCTATGCGGATTCCCAAGGGAATTCCGGCCGGTTTCAATGGGAGCTGTCCGTATACGGCCGGGAAGGCGAACCTTGCCGGAGATGCGGCCGCCTGATTGAAAAAATGAAACTGGGCGGAAGGGGAACCCATTTTTGCCGGCGATGCCAAAAATGA
- the polA gene encoding DNA polymerase I, with protein sequence MRVFFFAETVGGIILANKLILIDGNSIAYRAFFALPLLNNDKGIHTNAIYGFALMLSKILEEEKPTHMLAAFDAGKTTFRHQTFKDYKGGRQKTPPELSEQFPFIRELLEAYGVATYELELYEADDIIGTMARMAEQEGFETIIVTGDRDLTQLVSGRTTVYVTKKGVTEMEKYTPEHIREKYGLSVSQLVDMKGLMGDASDNIPGVPGIGEKTAIKLLKEFSSVENLIRSIDRVGGKKLQETLAAYKDQALMSKELATIERNAPVEISLSDIAYTGEKKEKMAALFKELGFQSFLEKMDDIPAEKKEPLKNIEYAFLEEIDDSVLLNPSALYMEMIEENYHRAPILGFSLANASGNYFLPTETALRSPAFQKWLADEKKKKFVYDGKKMMVALKRHGLEINGIDFDLLLASYLLNPSESLGDFADAAAVHGYTDVLSDDEFYGKGAKRTVPGERERAEHIVRKALAIYALKDRLIRQLEENKQDELFFRLEMPLSRILAEMEMTGVRVDTGRLIEMGKEFAGKLEEIEAEIHRLAGEPFNINSPKQLGTILYEKLKLPVLKKTKTGYSTSADTLEKLQHQHEIVDKILHYRQLGKLQSTYIDGLLKVVNKETGKVHTRFNQALTQTGRLSSTDPNLQNIPIRLEEGRKIRQAFIPSEKDWLILSADYSQIELRVLAHISGDKNLIDAFLKDMDIHTSTAMNVFHVKKDQVTPEMRRQAKAVNFGIVYGISDYGLSQNLGISRKEAAAFIERYFQIYPGVKQFMEDIVKEAKQTGYVTTLLNRRRYIPQITSRNYNLRSFAERTAMNTPIQGSAADIIKKAMIDMAERLKKEKLKARMLLQVHDELIFEAPKEEIGRLCQIVPEVMEGAVELKVPLKVDVAYGPTWYDAK encoded by the coding sequence ATGCGGGTTTTCTTTTTTGCAGAAACCGTTGGAGGGATCATTTTGGCCAATAAACTTATCTTGATCGACGGAAACAGTATCGCCTACCGGGCCTTTTTTGCCCTGCCGCTATTGAACAACGACAAAGGGATCCACACCAATGCGATATACGGATTCGCCCTGATGCTGTCCAAAATCCTGGAGGAAGAAAAACCGACCCATATGCTGGCCGCCTTCGATGCCGGGAAAACCACCTTCCGCCATCAAACCTTCAAAGACTATAAGGGCGGAAGGCAAAAGACGCCCCCGGAATTGTCCGAACAGTTCCCTTTCATCCGTGAACTTTTGGAGGCGTACGGCGTCGCCACCTATGAATTGGAACTGTACGAGGCGGATGATATCATCGGCACGATGGCCCGCATGGCGGAACAGGAAGGGTTCGAAACGATCATCGTGACCGGGGACCGGGATTTGACCCAGCTCGTCTCCGGGCGGACGACCGTTTACGTCACGAAAAAGGGCGTGACGGAGATGGAAAAATATACCCCGGAACATATCCGGGAAAAATACGGTCTTTCGGTCTCCCAGCTGGTGGACATGAAAGGGCTGATGGGGGATGCGAGCGACAACATCCCCGGGGTGCCGGGGATCGGAGAGAAAACGGCGATCAAACTATTAAAGGAATTTTCCTCCGTGGAAAACCTGATCCGGTCGATCGACCGGGTCGGCGGGAAAAAACTTCAGGAAACATTGGCCGCCTATAAGGATCAGGCCCTCATGAGCAAAGAATTGGCCACCATCGAACGGAATGCGCCGGTGGAAATCTCGCTTTCGGATATTGCCTACACCGGGGAAAAAAAAGAAAAGATGGCCGCCTTATTTAAAGAGCTGGGCTTCCAATCCTTTCTGGAGAAAATGGACGACATCCCGGCGGAAAAAAAAGAACCGCTGAAAAACATCGAATATGCTTTTTTGGAGGAAATTGATGATTCCGTCCTGTTGAACCCGAGCGCCCTCTATATGGAAATGATCGAGGAAAACTACCACCGCGCGCCGATCCTCGGGTTTTCCCTCGCCAATGCGTCGGGCAATTATTTTTTGCCGACGGAAACGGCCCTCCGTTCCCCGGCCTTTCAAAAATGGCTGGCGGATGAGAAGAAAAAAAAGTTTGTCTACGACGGGAAAAAGATGATGGTCGCCCTGAAAAGGCACGGCTTGGAAATCAACGGAATCGATTTCGACCTGCTGTTGGCCTCCTATTTGCTGAATCCGTCGGAGTCCCTCGGAGATTTCGCCGATGCGGCCGCCGTCCACGGCTACACGGACGTGTTGTCCGACGATGAATTTTACGGCAAGGGGGCAAAACGTACCGTTCCCGGCGAAAGGGAGCGGGCGGAGCATATCGTCCGGAAAGCGCTGGCCATCTACGCCCTGAAAGACCGGCTGATCCGGCAATTGGAGGAAAACAAGCAGGATGAGCTTTTCTTCCGCCTGGAGATGCCCCTTTCCCGGATTTTGGCCGAAATGGAAATGACCGGGGTCCGGGTGGATACCGGCCGTTTAATCGAGATGGGAAAGGAATTCGCGGGAAAGCTGGAAGAAATCGAAGCGGAAATCCACCGGTTGGCGGGCGAACCGTTCAACATCAATTCGCCGAAACAATTGGGGACCATCCTTTATGAAAAGCTAAAACTGCCGGTGCTGAAAAAAACGAAAACCGGATATTCCACCTCCGCCGATACGCTGGAAAAACTTCAGCATCAGCACGAGATCGTCGATAAAATCCTCCATTACCGCCAATTGGGGAAACTTCAGTCCACGTATATCGACGGGCTGTTGAAAGTGGTGAACAAGGAGACGGGAAAGGTTCATACCCGATTCAATCAGGCCTTGACGCAAACGGGGAGATTGAGCTCCACCGACCCGAACCTGCAAAACATTCCCATCCGTTTGGAGGAAGGAAGAAAAATCCGGCAGGCCTTCATCCCCTCCGAGAAGGATTGGCTCATTTTATCCGCCGACTATTCCCAAATCGAATTGCGGGTGTTGGCCCATATTTCCGGGGATAAAAATTTAATTGACGCCTTCCTCAAGGATATGGACATCCATACGAGCACCGCCATGAACGTCTTCCATGTGAAAAAGGATCAGGTAACCCCGGAAATGAGGAGACAGGCGAAGGCCGTCAACTTCGGCATCGTTTACGGCATCAGCGATTACGGTCTGTCACAAAACCTGGGGATCAGCCGGAAGGAAGCCGCGGCATTTATTGAGCGGTATTTCCAAATCTACCCGGGCGTCAAGCAGTTTATGGAAGATATTGTCAAAGAGGCGAAACAAACCGGCTATGTGACCACCCTGCTGAACCGCCGCCGGTATATCCCGCAGATCACGAGCCGGAATTACAACCTGCGCAGCTTCGCGGAAAGGACGGCGATGAATACGCCGATTCAGGGCAGCGCTGCGGACATCATCAAAAAGGCGATGATCGATATGGCGGAGCGTTTGAAAAAGGAAAAATTGAAGGCCCGCATGCTGCTGCAGGTCCACGACGAATTGATTTTCGAGGCGCCGAAGGAAGAGATCGGACGCCTGTGCCAAATCGTTCCCGAGGTGATGGAAGGTGCGGTCGAGTTGAAGGTGCCTTTGAAAGTGGATGTCGCCTACGGGCCGACTTGGTATGACGCAAAATAA
- a CDS encoding DUF4314 domain-containing protein, translating to MKEFPEGTIVRAMAIKDPYINLPVGLKGKVLFVDNSDQYVSSAITGE from the coding sequence ATTAAAGAGTTCCCAGAAGGAACAATAGTAAGAGCTATGGCCATTAAAGATCCTTACATAAATCTTCCCGTAGGCCTTAAAGGAAAAGTTTTATTTGTGGATAATTCAGATCAATATGTGTCAAGCGCAATAACGGGAGAATAG
- a CDS encoding Vga family ABC-F type ribosomal protection protein, producing MILLEINHIKHYVRDRLLLDVNNLQIHDHDKIGLIGPNGCGKTTLLNIMAGKINPNNGKVTRYAKIELIPQIKQQAGTTKSGGEVTKEYLQQVLYRHPSLLLADEPTTNLDTDHIEWLEKILSEWKGAFVIVSHDRDFLDSLCTTIWEIDGCKVIEYIGNYTNYKEQKEKKKLRNQLEYKKYMEKKKQLERAIIDLKHRAQRATKKPKNISNSEARVPGVKTHYASIQKKLMLNIKSIQKRIERLEVVEKEKELPPIKMELKNAELPRNKPILRVEDLSGIVGERILWNKISFQLRVGDKLAIIGPNGSGKTTLIKKIINKDPKVKLSPSVKIGYFSQDLNILDDKKTILQNVWATSSHNETFIRTVLARMHFFGEDIYKPVEILSGGERVKAALAKIILSDVNMLVLDEPTNFLDAQAIEALETLLMNYEGSVIFASHDRRFINKVATRILSIRNGRIELFNGNYKEYKEYQQQQIKAKQDKERNERLLLLETKIAEVISRLSLNPSEELDMQLENLLSEKEKLIQKNFD from the coding sequence ATGATTTTATTAGAAATCAATCATATAAAACATTATGTAAGAGACCGCTTGTTACTTGATGTAAATAATTTACAAATCCATGATCATGATAAAATCGGTTTAATTGGTCCGAATGGATGTGGAAAAACTACTTTATTGAACATAATGGCTGGAAAGATCAATCCAAATAATGGGAAAGTGACTCGGTACGCAAAAATTGAACTCATACCACAGATAAAACAACAAGCGGGTACTACAAAGAGTGGTGGTGAAGTCACAAAGGAATATCTTCAACAAGTTTTATATAGACATCCTTCTTTATTGCTTGCTGATGAACCAACAACAAACCTTGATACAGATCACATTGAATGGTTGGAAAAAATATTAAGTGAATGGAAGGGTGCATTTGTTATTGTTTCTCATGATCGTGATTTTCTAGACTCTCTTTGCACAACCATATGGGAAATAGATGGTTGTAAGGTAATAGAGTATATTGGCAATTATACCAATTATAAAGAACAAAAAGAAAAAAAGAAGCTCCGTAATCAATTGGAATATAAAAAATATATGGAGAAAAAGAAACAGTTGGAAAGGGCTATCATCGATCTGAAGCATAGAGCTCAAAGAGCGACAAAGAAGCCGAAAAATATTTCGAATTCAGAGGCGAGAGTCCCCGGTGTAAAAACACACTACGCCAGTATACAAAAAAAGTTAATGTTAAATATTAAATCCATTCAAAAACGGATTGAACGATTGGAAGTAGTAGAAAAAGAAAAAGAACTTCCTCCCATTAAAATGGAGTTAAAAAACGCAGAACTTCCTCGCAACAAACCAATTTTACGTGTTGAAGACTTATCTGGTATTGTAGGAGAACGTATTTTATGGAATAAAATAAGCTTTCAACTACGTGTTGGAGATAAGTTGGCAATTATTGGCCCAAATGGAAGTGGGAAAACAACCCTAATAAAAAAAATTATAAATAAAGACCCTAAAGTCAAACTTTCACCTTCTGTAAAAATTGGTTATTTTAGTCAAGATTTAAATATTTTAGATGATAAAAAAACAATACTACAAAACGTTTGGGCCACTTCTAGTCATAATGAGACTTTTATTCGAACTGTTCTTGCTAGAATGCATTTTTTTGGTGAGGATATTTATAAACCCGTTGAAATTCTCAGTGGGGGAGAACGAGTAAAAGCAGCATTAGCGAAGATTATTTTAAGTGATGTTAATATGTTAGTTTTAGATGAACCAACGAATTTCCTTGATGCACAAGCTATTGAAGCCTTAGAAACGCTTCTAATGAATTATGAAGGTAGCGTGATTTTTGCTTCTCATGATCGTCGATTTATTAATAAAGTTGCTACACGAATTTTATCTATACGTAATGGAAGGATTGAATTGTTTAATGGTAATTACAAGGAATATAAAGAATACCAACAACAGCAAATAAAGGCAAAACAGGATAAAGAAAGAAACGAAAGGCTGCTTTTATTAGAAACAAAAATAGCCGAAGTTATTAGCCGTTTAAGTTTAAATCCATCTGAAGAATTAGATATGCAATTGGAAAATTTACTCTCTGAAAAAGAAAAACTAATTCAAAAGAACTTTGATTAA
- the mdh gene encoding malate dehydrogenase: protein MVMKRKKISVIGAGFTGSTTAFLLAKKELGDIVLVDIPQLENPTKGKALDMLEASPVLGFDANIVGTSNYEDTKDSDIVIITAGIARKPGMSRDDLVQTNEKIMKQVTKEVVKYSPDCVIIVLTNPVDAMTYTVYKESGFPKHRVIGQSGVLDTARFRTFVAQELNISVKDVTGFVLGGHGDDMVPLVRYSYAGGIPLEKLIPKDRLDAIVERTRKGGGEIVNLLGNGSAYYAPAASLVEMVEAIVKDQRRILPAIAYLEGEYGFEGIYLGVPTILGGNGLEKVIELDLTEEEKAALEKSAQSVRNVMKVLSV, encoded by the coding sequence ATGGTCATGAAAAGGAAAAAGATTTCGGTGATCGGCGCCGGTTTTACAGGTTCGACGACGGCGTTTCTGCTCGCCAAAAAGGAACTGGGGGACATCGTTTTGGTGGATATCCCGCAATTGGAAAACCCGACCAAGGGCAAGGCTCTGGACATGCTGGAGGCAAGCCCCGTACTGGGGTTTGACGCCAACATCGTCGGCACTTCCAATTACGAGGATACGAAGGATTCGGACATCGTCATCATCACCGCCGGGATCGCCCGCAAGCCGGGGATGAGCCGGGACGATTTGGTGCAAACGAACGAGAAAATCATGAAACAGGTGACCAAAGAAGTGGTCAAATATTCCCCGGATTGCGTGATCATCGTGCTAACGAACCCGGTCGACGCCATGACCTATACCGTCTATAAAGAATCCGGCTTCCCGAAACACCGGGTCATCGGCCAATCGGGCGTTTTGGACACGGCAAGGTTCCGCACCTTTGTCGCCCAGGAATTGAACATTTCCGTTAAGGACGTGACCGGCTTTGTCTTGGGCGGCCACGGCGACGACATGGTCCCCCTCGTCCGGTACTCCTATGCCGGCGGCATCCCCCTCGAAAAGCTCATCCCGAAAGACCGTTTGGACGCCATCGTGGAGAGAACCCGGAAGGGCGGCGGGGAAATCGTCAACCTGTTGGGGAACGGTTCCGCCTATTACGCCCCGGCGGCCTCCCTCGTTGAAATGGTGGAAGCCATCGTCAAAGACCAACGCCGGATCCTCCCCGCCATCGCCTATCTGGAAGGCGAGTACGGATTTGAAGGCATTTATTTGGGCGTCCCAACGATCCTCGGCGGAAACGGTCTGGAAAAGGTGATCGAGCTGGATTTGACCGAAGAAGAAAAGGCGGCCCTGGAAAAATCCGCCCAATCCGTCCGCAATGTGATGAAGGTATTGTCCGTATAA